The following are encoded together in the Peromyscus leucopus breed LL Stock chromosome 1, UCI_PerLeu_2.1, whole genome shotgun sequence genome:
- the Mia gene encoding melanoma-derived growth regulatory protein isoform X3, giving the protein MMVWSPVLVGVVFLSVFSGPSGADHDMPKLADWKLCADEECSHPVSMAVAVQDYVAPDCRFLTIYRGQVVYVFSKLKGRGRLFWGGSVQGGYYGDLAARLGYFPSSIVREDLTLKPAKIDVKTDIMYPGWPPNH; this is encoded by the exons ATGATGGTGTGGTCCCCGGTGCTCGTCGGTGTCGtcttcctgtctgttttctcAGGGCCTAGTGGGGCTGATCATGACATGCCCAAGCTGGCTGACTGGAAGCTGTGTGCGGATGAGGAATGCAGCC ATCCTGTTTCCATGGCTGTGGCCGTTCAGGACTATGTGGCTCCTGATTGCCGCTTCTTGACCATATACAGGGGCCAAGTGGTGTATGTCTTCTCCAAGCTGAAGGGCCGTGGGCGGCTTTTCTGGGGAGGCAGT GTTCAGGGAGGTTACTATGGAGACCTGGCTGCCCGCCTGGGCTATTTCCCCAGTAGCATTGTTCGAGAGGACCTGACTCTGAAACCTGCCAAAATTGATGTGAAGACAGAT attatgtacccaggctggcctcccaatCACTAG
- the Mia gene encoding melanoma-derived growth regulatory protein isoform X4, giving the protein MMVWSPVLVGVVFLSVFSGPSGADHDMPKLADWKLCADEECSHPVSMAVAVQDYVAPDCRFLTIYRGQVVYVFSKLKGRGRLFWGGSVQGGYYGDLAARLGYFPSSIVREDLTLKPAKIDVKTDKWDFYCQ; this is encoded by the exons ATGATGGTGTGGTCCCCGGTGCTCGTCGGTGTCGtcttcctgtctgttttctcAGGGCCTAGTGGGGCTGATCATGACATGCCCAAGCTGGCTGACTGGAAGCTGTGTGCGGATGAGGAATGCAGCC ATCCTGTTTCCATGGCTGTGGCCGTTCAGGACTATGTGGCTCCTGATTGCCGCTTCTTGACCATATACAGGGGCCAAGTGGTGTATGTCTTCTCCAAGCTGAAGGGCCGTGGGCGGCTTTTCTGGGGAGGCAGT GTTCAGGGAGGTTACTATGGAGACCTGGCTGCCCGCCTGGGCTATTTCCCCAGTAGCATTGTTCGAGAGGACCTGACTCTGAAACCTGCCAAAATTGATGTGAAGACAGAT aaATGGGATTTCTACTGCCAGTGA
- the Rab4b gene encoding ras-related protein Rab-4B, producing the protein MAETYDFLFKFLVIGSAGTGKSCLLHQFIENKFKQDSNHTIGVEFGSRVVNVGGKTVKLQIWDTAGQERFRSVTRSYYRGAAGALLVYDITSRETYNSLAAWLTDARTLASPNIVVILCGNKKDLDPEREVTFLEASRFAQENELMFLETSALTGENVEEAFLKCARTILNKIDSGELDPERMGSGIQYGDVSLRQLRQPRSAQAVAPQPCGC; encoded by the exons ATGGCCGAGACCTACG ACTTCCTCTTCAAATTCCTGGTGATTGGCAGTGCTGGAACTGGAAAATCATGTCTCCTCCATCAGTTCATTGAAAATAAGT TCAAACAGGACTCCAACCACACCATCGGCGTTGAGTTTGGATCCAGGGTGGTCAACGTTGGGGGGAAGACTGTGAAGCTACAGATTTGGGACACTGCCGGCCAGGAGCGGTTTCG GTCGGTGACACGGAGTTATTACCGAGGGGCAGCTGGAGCCCTGCTGGTGTACGACATCACCAG CCGAGAGACATACAACTCACTAGCTGCATGGCTGACTGATGCCCGAACGCTGGCTAGCCCCAACATCGTGGTCATCCTCTGTGGCAACAAGAAGGACCTGGATCCTGAGCGTGAGGTTACTTTCCTGGAGGCCTCCCGCTTTGCCCAGGAGAATG AGCTGATGTTCCTGGAGACCAGCGCGCTCACGGGTGAGAACGTGGAAGAAGCTTTTCTGAAGTGTGCACGCACCATCCTCAACAAAATCGACTCAG GTGAACTGGACCCCGAGAGGATGGGCTCAGGCATTCAGTATGGTGATGTGTCCCTTCGCCAGCTGCGGCAGCCTCGCAGCGCCCAGGCCGTGGCCCCTCAGCCCTGTGGCTGCTGA
- the Egln2 gene encoding prolyl hydroxylase EGLN2 isoform X1 → MDSPCQPQALNQALPQLPGSVSESLEPSRARMGVESYLPCPLLPPYHHPGASGEASAGNGTPRATATATTATASPLREGFGGQDGGELWPLQSEGAAALVTKECQRLAAQGARPEAPKRKWAEDGGDAPLPSKRPWARQENQETKGESGVGCDSDGGGGSSSNNNTTSSSGEASARLREEAQPSAPERLALDYIVPCMRYYGICVKDNFLGATLGGRVLAEVEALKWGGRLRDGQLVSQRAIPPRSIRGDQIAWVEGHEPGCRSIGALMAHVDTVIRHCAGRLGNYVINGRTKAMVACYPGNGLGYVRHVDNPHGDGRCITCIYYLNQNWDVKVHGGLLQIFPEGRPVVANIEPLFDRLLIFWSDRRNPHEVKPAYATRYAITVWYFDAKERAAARDKYQLASGQKGVQVPVSQPTPPT, encoded by the exons ATGGACAGCCCGTGCCAACCGCAGGCCCTGAATCAGGCTCTCCCTCAGTTGCCAGGGTCTGTGTCAGAGTCCTTGGAGCCTAGCCGAGCCAGAATGGGGGTGGAGAGCTACCTGCCCTGCCCTCTGCTACCCCCCTACCACCATCCAGGAGCATCTGGTGAGGCCTCGGCTGGCAACGGGACCCCCAGAGCCACAGCCACCGCTACCACAGCCACTGCCAGCCCCCTTCGGGAGGGCTTTGGTGGGCAGGACGGCGGTGAGCTGTGGCCGCTGCAGAGTGAAGGCGCCGCTGCGCTGGTCACCAAGGAGTGCCAGCGCCTGGCGGCCCAGGGGGCCCGGCCTGAGGCCCCCAAACGCAAGTGGGCCGAGGATGGTGGGGATGCCCCTTTACCCAGCAAGCgaccgtgggccaggcaagaGAACCAGGAAACCAAGGGGGAAAGTGGTGTGGGCTGTGACAGcgatggcggcggcggcagcagcagcaacaacaacactaCCAGTAGCAGTGGCGAGGCAAGTGCtaggctgagggaggaggcccAGCCCTCCGCACCTGAGCGCCTGGCCCTGGACTATATTGTGCCTTGCATGCGGTACTATGGTATCTGCGTCAAGGATAACTTCTTGGGGGCAACACTGGGTGGCCGTGTGCTGGCTGAGGTGGAGGCCCTGAAGTGGGGCGGGCGTCTGCGTGATGGGCAACTAGTGAGCCAGCGGGCGATCCCACCGCGCAGCATTCGTGGGGACCAGATTGCCTGGGTAGAAGGCCACGAGCCAGGCTGCAGGAGCATTGGTGCCCTCATGGCTCATGTGGACACGGTAATCCGCCACTGTGCGGGGCGGCTGGGCAACTACGTCATCAATGGGCGCACTAAG GCCATGGTGGCGTGTTACCCAGGCAATGGGCTCGGGTACGTGAGGCATGTTGACAATCCCCACGGCGATGGGCGCTGCATCACCTGTATCTATTACCTGAATCAGAACTGGGATGTTAAG GTGCATGGAGGCCTGCTGCAGATCTTCCCTGAGGGTCGGCCAGTGGTAGCCAACATCGAGCCACTCTTTGACCGGTTGCTCATTTTCTGGTCTGACCGACGGAACCCACATGAGGTGAAACCAGCCTATGCCACCAG GTACGCCATCACTGTCTGGTATTTTGATGCCAAGGAACGGGCGGCAGCCAGAGACAAGTATCAGCTAG CGTCGGGACAGAAAGGTGTCCAAGTTCCTGTATCACAGCCAACTCCACCCACCTAA
- the Egln2 gene encoding prolyl hydroxylase EGLN2 isoform X2, whose translation MDSPCQPQALNQALPQLPGSVSESLEPSRARMGVESYLPCPLLPPYHHPGASGEASAGNGTPRATATATTATASPLREGFGGQDGGELWPLQSEGAAALVTKECQRLAAQGARPEAPKRKWAEDGGDAPLPSKRPWARQENQETKGESGVGCDSDGGGGSSSNNNTTSSSGEAMVACYPGNGLGYVRHVDNPHGDGRCITCIYYLNQNWDVKVHGGLLQIFPEGRPVVANIEPLFDRLLIFWSDRRNPHEVKPAYATRYAITVWYFDAKERAAARDKYQLASGQKGVQVPVSQPTPPT comes from the exons ATGGACAGCCCGTGCCAACCGCAGGCCCTGAATCAGGCTCTCCCTCAGTTGCCAGGGTCTGTGTCAGAGTCCTTGGAGCCTAGCCGAGCCAGAATGGGGGTGGAGAGCTACCTGCCCTGCCCTCTGCTACCCCCCTACCACCATCCAGGAGCATCTGGTGAGGCCTCGGCTGGCAACGGGACCCCCAGAGCCACAGCCACCGCTACCACAGCCACTGCCAGCCCCCTTCGGGAGGGCTTTGGTGGGCAGGACGGCGGTGAGCTGTGGCCGCTGCAGAGTGAAGGCGCCGCTGCGCTGGTCACCAAGGAGTGCCAGCGCCTGGCGGCCCAGGGGGCCCGGCCTGAGGCCCCCAAACGCAAGTGGGCCGAGGATGGTGGGGATGCCCCTTTACCCAGCAAGCgaccgtgggccaggcaagaGAACCAGGAAACCAAGGGGGAAAGTGGTGTGGGCTGTGACAGcgatggcggcggcggcagcagcagcaacaacaacactaCCAGTAGCAGTGGCGAG GCCATGGTGGCGTGTTACCCAGGCAATGGGCTCGGGTACGTGAGGCATGTTGACAATCCCCACGGCGATGGGCGCTGCATCACCTGTATCTATTACCTGAATCAGAACTGGGATGTTAAG GTGCATGGAGGCCTGCTGCAGATCTTCCCTGAGGGTCGGCCAGTGGTAGCCAACATCGAGCCACTCTTTGACCGGTTGCTCATTTTCTGGTCTGACCGACGGAACCCACATGAGGTGAAACCAGCCTATGCCACCAG GTACGCCATCACTGTCTGGTATTTTGATGCCAAGGAACGGGCGGCAGCCAGAGACAAGTATCAGCTAG CGTCGGGACAGAAAGGTGTCCAAGTTCCTGTATCACAGCCAACTCCACCCACCTAA